From one Candidatus Acididesulfobacter guangdongensis genomic stretch:
- the larC gene encoding nickel pincer cofactor biosynthesis protein LarC, producing MNQNTIYIDCFSGVSGDKFLSALYNLDLIKEKQLCDAVDNLNIQNFSSKDIFFEETQKKGFRGLFLRINQDKISVKFKTVNEVDKQINLINFKNDIKNDIRLIYNILFEAEGYIHGKSLKELHLHEVASIDTLIDVSLSAFIINELNLKNNGNYNIICSKINLGSGIIDISHGTLSVPPPAVSYILKEVPVYGFGDDTELTTPTGAALIKYYAGGFSEKIPSMEIISEGYGCGSKDLNRLANILRIFYGKLNKHSSLSCNSDNSGSCDDISHYKNNIDGGNNPQIPDMTDMMNYGEIVEMQCNIDDMNPEIYDFVIEKLFKNGAADVFLTPVIMKKNRPGIVLNVLCDVPSIKKLSAVIMEETTTIGVRIAIKDKIYIDRFTEEINTPYGTIKVKVSKLGNKILNKKPEYENLKKIALNNNVSLKEVYSVVNRIIK from the coding sequence ATGAATCAAAACACTATCTATATTGACTGTTTTAGCGGCGTATCAGGCGATAAATTCCTGAGCGCTTTATATAATTTAGATTTAATCAAAGAAAAGCAATTATGCGATGCAGTAGATAATTTGAATATACAGAATTTTTCTTCAAAAGACATTTTTTTTGAAGAAACGCAGAAAAAAGGTTTTCGCGGGTTATTCCTTAGAATAAATCAAGATAAAATATCCGTAAAATTCAAAACAGTAAACGAAGTAGATAAGCAGATTAATTTAATTAATTTTAAAAATGATATTAAAAACGACATACGCCTGATTTATAATATTTTATTTGAGGCAGAAGGATATATCCACGGAAAATCTTTAAAAGAACTGCATCTTCATGAAGTTGCAAGCATCGATACCCTTATAGACGTATCATTGTCCGCTTTTATTATTAACGAACTTAATTTAAAAAATAACGGAAATTATAATATAATCTGTTCTAAAATAAACTTAGGTTCAGGCATTATAGATATCTCGCACGGTACTTTATCGGTGCCTCCTCCGGCAGTTTCCTATATATTAAAAGAAGTGCCGGTTTACGGTTTTGGCGATGATACCGAGTTAACCACGCCCACCGGAGCTGCGCTTATTAAATATTACGCAGGCGGATTCAGCGAAAAAATACCATCAATGGAAATTATTTCAGAAGGTTACGGCTGCGGGTCGAAAGACCTGAACAGATTGGCGAATATTTTGAGAATTTTTTACGGAAAATTAAATAAACATTCTTCTTTAAGCTGCAATTCTGATAACAGCGGCAGCTGCGACGACATTAGCCATTACAAAAATAATATTGACGGCGGCAATAATCCGCAAATTCCAGATATGACGGATATGATGAATTACGGAGAAATCGTTGAAATGCAGTGTAATATTGACGATATGAATCCGGAGATATATGATTTTGTTATCGAAAAATTATTTAAAAACGGGGCAGCAGATGTTTTTCTCACACCGGTAATAATGAAAAAAAATAGACCCGGCATTGTTTTGAATGTTTTATGCGATGTTCCGTCAATAAAGAAATTATCGGCGGTTATAATGGAAGAAACCACTACTATAGGGGTCAGAATAGCAATAAAAGATAAAATTTATATAGACAGATTTACGGAAGAGATAAATACTCCATACGGTACAATCAAAGTTAAAGTATCTAAATTAGGAAATAAAATCCTGAATAAAAAACCCGAATATGAAAACTTAAAAAAAATAGCGCTAAACAATAATGTTTCTTTAAAGGAAGTTTATAGCGTCGTCAACAGAATAATTAAATGA
- a CDS encoding YchF/TatD family DNA exonuclease: MIDSHCHLEMKDFDADRSAVFENMEKFGITHAISIGSLAENERLEKTIQIVNEHGNIFTTLGVHPKSNYKSLSDIKNLFEINFSNLKEKVVAIGEIGLDYFEEVEKTGKNTIDKKKQEELFRFQIELALANKLPIAVHIRDAYDEAYEILKNYHNSDYLFYGGVIHCFSGKNIEEADKFLDLGYFISIAGKITYRKNQHLREIAKVLPDEKILIETDSPFLAPQKYRGKRNEPSYVRFIAETIANEKNIELEKFKELTVQNTVNLFSLSGVDNFYPAVAYKIRDSIYVNLTNNCTNQCIFCPKYQNGAINFNVKGYNLELKHEPSEAEVLASIFHYYNFKEVVFCGLGEPTLRLNVLKKVAAHLKNKGIYVRLDTDGLANAVYGRNVAKELGEYIDGISISLNAADSDYYNAICRPQIKKNSVSGINPFNSILEFIDESKKYINDVAVSAVGLKDLNIEKVKKIAEEKKVKFKFRKYNDVG, encoded by the coding sequence ATGATAGATTCGCATTGCCATTTAGAAATGAAAGATTTTGATGCAGACCGTTCTGCCGTATTTGAAAACATGGAAAAATTCGGTATAACTCATGCTATATCCATAGGTTCTTTAGCAGAAAACGAAAGATTGGAAAAAACGATTCAGATTGTCAATGAGCACGGCAATATATTTACAACACTCGGAGTTCATCCAAAAAGTAATTATAAGAGTCTTAGCGATATAAAAAATTTGTTTGAAATAAATTTTTCAAATTTAAAAGAAAAGGTTGTTGCTATTGGAGAGATAGGGCTTGACTATTTTGAAGAGGTCGAAAAGACGGGTAAAAATACGATAGATAAAAAAAAGCAGGAAGAGCTGTTCAGATTTCAGATTGAGCTTGCGTTAGCCAATAAACTTCCCATCGCCGTTCATATAAGGGATGCTTACGACGAAGCATATGAAATTTTAAAAAACTATCATAATTCCGATTATTTATTTTACGGAGGGGTTATTCACTGTTTTTCAGGTAAAAATATTGAAGAAGCCGATAAATTTTTAGACCTGGGATATTTTATTTCAATAGCCGGCAAGATAACGTATAGAAAAAATCAGCACTTAAGAGAAATTGCAAAAGTCCTCCCCGATGAAAAAATATTAATAGAAACAGACAGCCCTTTTCTTGCTCCGCAAAAATACCGGGGAAAAAGAAACGAACCGTCTTATGTAAGATTTATAGCTGAAACAATAGCAAACGAAAAAAATATTGAGTTGGAAAAATTTAAAGAATTAACAGTGCAGAATACCGTGAATCTGTTTTCTCTTAGCGGCGTAGATAATTTTTATCCTGCCGTAGCCTATAAAATCAGAGATTCAATTTACGTTAATCTTACGAATAACTGCACAAATCAATGTATTTTTTGCCCTAAATATCAGAACGGCGCGATAAATTTTAATGTAAAAGGATACAATCTTGAATTAAAACATGAACCATCTGAAGCCGAGGTTTTAGCATCTATTTTTCATTATTACAATTTTAAAGAGGTTGTATTTTGCGGACTAGGAGAACCGACTTTGCGTTTGAACGTTCTTAAAAAAGTCGCGGCACATCTTAAAAATAAAGGAATTTATGTAAGACTTGATACCGACGGGCTTGCTAATGCCGTTTATGGCAGGAATGTGGCGAAAGAGCTGGGAGAATATATAGACGGTATAAGCATAAGTCTTAATGCCGCCGACAGCGATTATTACAATGCAATTTGCAGACCACAGATAAAGAAAAATAGCGTCTCAGGCATTAACCCTTTTAACTCAATTTTAGAATTTATAGACGAATCGAAAAAATATATAAATGACGTTGCGGTTTCGGCAGTAGGGTTAAAAGATTTAAACATAGAAAAAGTAAAAAAAATAGCGGAAGAAAAAAAGGTAAAATTTAAATTTCGTAAATATAATGATGTCGGATAA
- a CDS encoding methionine--tRNA ligase — protein sequence MKNKGNFFYITTPIYYVNDIPHIGHAYSTVSADILARFKRLSGFNVLFLTGTDEHGLKIEKEALSRGISPKELADNVHIKFKELFNSLDISYDRFIRTTDEDHVKTVQRVFSELISKGDIYLSDYEGWYCTPCETFLTEKSLLNGNCPECGRPVERIKEKSYFLRLKKYEEKLLKYIDENPDFIKPSFRKNEVVSFIKEGLNDLSVSRTSFKWGIPVSENNEHVIYVWFDALINYLTGAGYLNYRKDDKYKEENDLANADGKKTNCNYNGENENKFINYFGSLHHIIGKDILKFHTVYWPIMLLALDIPLPKTVFAHGWWLMDGKKMSKSLGNVVNPVEVVNTYGEDPLRYYLMREVTFGLDGDFTLKNFTTRYNSELANDLGNLVSRLLAMIKKYRNGVVPISAEINTDLIDYALTLRDSLDKRYENFEFSKILEDAFLFINKVNKYINDSAPWKIDVNNETENKFLDSVLRSSIISVYYISYFIYPFMPGTSDKINFMLNVKFFSDGGQFPVPEDVFKEGFKISDESVMLFPRLNISGGKNQG from the coding sequence ATGAAAAATAAAGGCAATTTTTTTTATATAACCACGCCTATATATTATGTTAATGATATACCGCACATAGGGCATGCCTATTCTACGGTATCTGCCGATATACTTGCAAGATTTAAGAGACTTTCCGGATTTAATGTATTATTTCTGACCGGTACGGACGAGCATGGATTAAAAATAGAAAAGGAAGCTCTATCCAGAGGCATATCCCCCAAAGAACTTGCGGATAATGTCCATATAAAATTTAAAGAACTTTTTAATTCTTTAGATATTTCTTACGACAGATTTATCAGAACTACCGACGAAGACCACGTTAAAACAGTGCAAAGAGTTTTTTCGGAACTTATTTCTAAAGGGGATATATACCTTTCAGATTATGAAGGCTGGTACTGCACCCCATGCGAAACTTTTTTAACCGAAAAATCTCTTTTAAACGGAAATTGTCCGGAGTGCGGGAGACCTGTTGAAAGAATAAAAGAAAAAAGTTATTTTTTAAGATTGAAAAAATATGAAGAAAAACTATTAAAATATATTGATGAGAATCCTGATTTTATTAAACCGTCTTTCAGGAAAAACGAAGTAGTAAGTTTTATCAAAGAAGGATTAAACGATTTAAGCGTATCAAGGACGTCTTTTAAATGGGGAATTCCGGTAAGCGAAAATAACGAACATGTTATTTATGTTTGGTTTGACGCTCTAATTAATTATTTGACCGGAGCAGGCTATTTAAATTATCGAAAAGATGATAAATATAAAGAAGAAAATGATTTAGCTAATGCCGATGGCAAGAAGACGAATTGCAATTATAACGGCGAAAATGAAAATAAGTTCATTAATTATTTCGGCAGTCTTCATCATATTATAGGGAAGGATATACTTAAATTTCATACGGTATATTGGCCTATTATGCTGTTAGCCTTAGATATTCCTCTTCCGAAGACGGTTTTCGCTCACGGATGGTGGCTCATGGACGGCAAAAAGATGTCGAAATCATTAGGCAATGTTGTTAATCCGGTTGAAGTCGTAAATACTTACGGAGAAGATCCGCTGCGCTATTATCTTATGAGGGAGGTTACTTTCGGTCTTGACGGGGATTTTACGTTGAAAAATTTTACAACAAGGTATAATTCAGAGCTTGCTAATGATTTAGGCAACTTAGTTTCAAGGCTTTTAGCGATGATTAAGAAATATAGAAACGGTGTTGTACCGATATCTGCGGAAATTAATACGGACTTAATTGATTATGCCTTAACTTTGCGAGATTCTTTAGATAAAAGATACGAAAATTTTGAATTTTCCAAAATTTTAGAAGATGCTTTTTTATTTATAAATAAAGTTAATAAATATATAAATGACAGCGCTCCATGGAAAATAGACGTCAATAATGAAACTGAAAACAAATTTTTAGATTCGGTATTGAGAAGTTCTATTATTTCGGTATATTATATCTCTTATTTTATTTATCCGTTTATGCCAGGTACATCGGATAAAATAAATTTCATGCTGAACGTCAAGTTTTTTTCAGACGGCGGTCAATTTCCCGTACCGGAGGATGTATTTAAAGAAGGTTTTAAAATATCTGATGAAAGCGTTATGCTTTTCCCTAGATTAAATATATCCGGCGGTAAAAATCAGGGATAA
- a CDS encoding thymidylate kinase — protein sequence MKTYKNNNLFITLEGIDGCGKTTAGHELKSRLEKRGYSVLYTMEPTDEPLGAFIKKYILGDSEKNNYKDDNFSNYKNNNISKDNDTKDNDTKDNDTKDNGTKDKLLHEYINNLDEISYKLICLFLFSSDRAAHLSSIKNKIKDYDIVICDRFTDSTFAYQSFDEIEDKAKINKAKEFILKVNSFILDINDIEIDRTYLLDIDPEIAGKRISKKDIKSLYDVQSVDVFSKIRENYLYLYEIYRNRITLINASKTTDEIVSEILSDTDSLLP from the coding sequence ATGAAAACATATAAAAATAATAATCTATTTATAACTTTAGAAGGTATAGACGGCTGCGGAAAAACAACTGCGGGGCATGAACTAAAAAGCAGACTTGAGAAAAGAGGTTATAGTGTTTTATACACTATGGAACCGACAGACGAACCTCTGGGTGCTTTTATTAAGAAATATATTTTAGGAGACAGTGAAAAAAATAATTATAAAGACGACAATTTCAGCAATTACAAAAACAATAATATAAGCAAAGATAATGATACAAAAGATAATGATACAAAAGATAATGATACAAAAGATAATGGTACAAAAGACAAACTGCTGCATGAATATATTAATAATTTAGACGAAATTTCTTATAAATTAATTTGTCTGTTTTTGTTTTCATCCGACAGAGCAGCTCATTTGAGCAGTATTAAAAATAAAATTAAAGATTATGACATTGTTATATGCGATAGATTTACAGATTCTACATTTGCCTATCAAAGTTTTGATGAAATAGAAGATAAAGCTAAAATAAACAAAGCTAAAGAATTTATTCTTAAAGTAAACAGTTTTATTCTTGATATAAATGATATTGAAATAGATAGAACTTATCTGCTTGATATAGACCCCGAAATAGCCGGTAAAAGAATATCTAAAAAAGATATCAAGAGCCTGTATGATGTTCAATCTGTCGATGTTTTTTCAAAAATCAGAGAAAACTATTTATATCTTTATGAAATATATCGGAATAGAATAACATTGATAAACGCTTCCAAAACTACCGATGAAATAGTATCGGAAATTTTATCGGATACGGATTCTTTATTGCCGTGA
- the queA gene encoding tRNA preQ1(34) S-adenosylmethionine ribosyltransferase-isomerase QueA, with translation MKLEDFNYFFDEKLIAKYPLKNRDESKLLAVNVKKFTVEHKKFYDIIDYINPGDVITVNSSYVKKARIFGKRETGGKVEIFILDFPNKITFPLTLKCLLKTHKKIKKNERITVLSSNGEKNTACDNRHTSEYFDFKEDFKEDRNRKNEDSCCDNYNNYNNGNQNNNFFITASNYLGESTWEIIIQNENDYNFIFDNCAAVPLPPYIKRPTDKNDEIYYQTIYAKEASGFSVAAPTAGLHFTENLINKIKNKGGIFTDISLNIGLGTFAPVREKDIENHNMHEERYKISEKTANIINNALKNGNKLIATGTSSVRCLESSTGNDGTVRPESDAITSLYIYPGYKFKITKNLITNFHQPKSSLFIMLSALIGLDKMKILYEEAMNNDYKFFSYGDAMFLYNI, from the coding sequence ATGAAATTAGAAGATTTTAATTACTTTTTTGATGAAAAACTTATCGCAAAATATCCTCTTAAAAATAGAGATGAATCGAAGCTTCTTGCCGTTAACGTAAAAAAATTCACGGTAGAGCATAAAAAATTTTACGACATTATTGATTATATTAATCCCGGCGATGTAATAACAGTTAACAGCTCTTATGTCAAAAAAGCGCGCATATTCGGCAAAAGAGAGACCGGCGGAAAGGTTGAGATTTTTATACTGGATTTTCCGAACAAAATTACTTTTCCTCTTACCTTAAAATGTTTGCTTAAAACACATAAAAAAATAAAAAAAAATGAAAGAATTACAGTTTTGTCTTCGAACGGTGAAAAAAACACCGCCTGTGACAATCGGCATACATCGGAATATTTTGATTTTAAAGAAGATTTTAAAGAAGATAGGAACAGAAAAAATGAGGATAGCTGCTGCGATAATTATAATAATTATAATAACGGCAATCAAAATAATAATTTTTTTATTACCGCTTCAAACTACCTTGGAGAAAGTACATGGGAAATAATAATTCAAAATGAGAACGATTACAATTTCATATTTGATAACTGCGCCGCTGTTCCCCTGCCTCCATATATCAAAAGACCAACCGATAAGAATGATGAAATTTATTATCAGACCATATACGCAAAGGAAGCTTCCGGTTTTTCAGTTGCAGCTCCTACTGCAGGACTTCATTTTACGGAAAATCTTATTAATAAAATAAAAAACAAGGGCGGCATTTTTACGGATATTTCATTGAATATAGGATTAGGAACATTTGCGCCGGTGCGTGAAAAAGATATTGAGAACCACAATATGCATGAAGAAAGATATAAAATATCGGAAAAAACGGCAAACATAATCAACAACGCGCTCAAAAACGGGAACAAGCTAATCGCCACGGGAACGTCCTCCGTAAGATGCTTGGAATCGTCAACCGGCAATGACGGTACGGTCCGACCTGAAAGTGATGCAATTACCTCATTATATATATATCCGGGCTATAAATTTAAAATAACTAAGAATTTGATAACTAATTTTCATCAGCCTAAATCTTCTCTGTTTATTATGCTCAGCGCATTAATAGGCTTAGATAAAATGAAAATATTATATGAAGAAGCTATGAATAACGACTATAAATTTTTTAGCTACGGCGATGCAATGTTTTTATATAATATATAA
- a CDS encoding tRNA guanosine(34) transglycosylase Tgt, which produces MFEILKKDPLSNARTGKLRTKNETIDTPVFMPVGTLGTVKSISPLELYNEGFKIMLSNTYHLFLRPGMEVIEKFGSLRNFTNYKGAILTDSGGFQIFSLSKFAKISSGGAEFMSHIDGSVHIFTPERVVKLQETFDSDIIMPLDVFSGPGVSKKIAEKDLDITLEWAERSISAKNKEKNNLIFLISQGNFFDDLREKSAIYLSELNADGYAIGGLAVGEDKETMRDMLGISVSKLPENKPRYLMGVGTPEDIITAVSLGVDMFDCVLPSRNARTGFAFTSKGNLNIKNSVHKFEKQPIDDECGCYACLNFSRAYLRHAFMSKEIFSQRLLTIHNLHFYQNMILNIRRSINDGNFTDYKNDFLGKRQQTAVLPEDTSL; this is translated from the coding sequence ATGTTTGAAATTCTAAAAAAAGACCCTTTGAGCAATGCCAGAACCGGCAAGCTTCGCACAAAAAACGAAACAATAGATACGCCGGTTTTCATGCCGGTCGGAACGTTAGGCACTGTAAAGTCAATCTCTCCGTTAGAACTTTATAATGAAGGTTTTAAAATAATGCTTTCAAATACCTATCATCTCTTTTTGCGTCCCGGTATGGAAGTTATTGAAAAATTCGGTTCTCTAAGAAATTTTACAAATTATAAAGGCGCAATATTAACAGATTCAGGTGGTTTTCAAATATTCAGTCTGTCCAAATTTGCAAAAATAAGCAGCGGCGGCGCAGAGTTTATGTCTCATATCGACGGCTCGGTCCATATTTTTACGCCTGAAAGAGTTGTTAAACTGCAGGAAACTTTTGATTCTGATATAATAATGCCTTTAGATGTTTTCTCAGGTCCGGGCGTATCAAAAAAAATAGCCGAAAAAGACCTCGATATAACTTTAGAATGGGCTGAACGTTCAATCAGCGCAAAAAATAAAGAAAAAAACAATTTAATTTTTTTAATATCTCAGGGAAATTTCTTTGATGATTTGAGAGAAAAATCGGCAATATATTTATCCGAACTGAATGCCGACGGATATGCCATAGGCGGTCTTGCAGTAGGAGAAGATAAGGAAACAATGCGTGATATGCTCGGTATTTCAGTTTCTAAACTGCCTGAAAATAAACCGAGATATCTGATGGGGGTCGGCACTCCTGAAGATATAATAACAGCCGTAAGCCTCGGCGTTGATATGTTTGACTGTGTTTTGCCTTCAAGAAATGCAAGAACTGGGTTTGCATTCACATCTAAAGGTAATTTAAATATTAAGAACTCTGTTCATAAATTTGAAAAACAGCCTATAGACGATGAATGCGGCTGCTACGCCTGTTTAAACTTTTCCAGGGCTTATTTAAGACACGCTTTTATGAGCAAAGAAATATTTTCGCAGAGACTTTTGACGATACATAATCTTCATTTTTATCAGAATATGATATTAAATATCAGACGGTCTATAAATGACGGCAACTTCACAGACTATAAAAATGATTTTTTAGGAAAAAGACAACAGACAGCTGTACTGCCTGAAGATACCTCTTTATAA
- the yajC gene encoding preprotein translocase subunit YajC, which yields MKILSDVLNLFYPTNAYAAPAAAGGSSLQNEIWSFAPLIAIVVIFYLLVILPQQKRTKDHKKMIDSLKIGDQVITNGGIYGVVAGIADQVFTLEIAKDVKIKVAKNTIATKAS from the coding sequence ATGAAAATTCTATCTGATGTATTAAATTTATTTTATCCCACAAATGCTTATGCAGCACCAGCAGCCGCCGGAGGAAGTTCTCTCCAGAATGAAATTTGGAGTTTTGCTCCGCTTATCGCAATAGTAGTTATATTCTATCTTCTTGTAATATTACCGCAGCAGAAAAGAACAAAAGACCATAAAAAAATGATTGATTCTTTAAAGATAGGCGACCAGGTGATAACTAACGGCGGTATATACGGAGTAGTTGCCGGAATTGCAGACCAGGTATTTACGCTTGAAATAGCAAAAGATGTTAAAATTAAGGTTGCGAAAAACACGATAGCGACCAAAGCGTCTTAA
- the secD gene encoding protein translocase subunit SecD — protein MKPVKTRVILITVLIIVSLFSIVPSIYPNTPSWWKATIGNAEMHLGLDLQGGLYLVEKVQTNKAINEKLYKDYSDIAAFTVSKGYSKNNIVYNKSYLSVKGKLLKNKPFLMKFISERHPSLKLVGDKIIFKKSSVALFKKEAVSGALEVMRNRIDQFGLVNPNIARQGKNTIVLELPGVKNVKQAVSLIGKTARLTFQLVDDKYSLKKALSGEIPPGDEILYHTTYNKYTHKTMKRPYLINKTVLMSGTNISSANVQINQYNQPIVAISFNSKGTKEFAAVTTKYTGQRLAIILDHNVNSAPVIEEPITGGNATISGNFTMAKANDLAIALRSGALPAPVKIMQDVTIGPTLGADSIHDGIVAAVVGLILVMGFMIFYYKLSGLIADFALIENILFLMAALSLFGATLTLPGIAGIILTIGMAVDANVLIFERIREELRENKPIPIAIENGYNKAFFTILDSHVTALITAAVLFYFGSGPVKGFAVTLSLGIIINLFTSLVGTKVIFDIVANKKKIEKLSI, from the coding sequence ATGAAACCTGTTAAAACAAGAGTAATTCTTATAACCGTTTTAATTATCGTATCTTTATTTTCAATAGTTCCGTCAATTTACCCCAATACGCCTTCATGGTGGAAAGCGACCATAGGAAACGCCGAGATGCATCTTGGATTAGATCTTCAGGGCGGTCTTTATCTTGTTGAAAAAGTCCAGACAAACAAAGCTATCAATGAAAAATTATACAAAGATTATTCTGATATCGCGGCTTTTACCGTCTCGAAAGGATACAGCAAAAACAACATTGTGTACAATAAAAGCTACTTATCCGTCAAAGGAAAACTGCTAAAAAACAAACCGTTTTTAATGAAATTTATTTCCGAACGCCATCCTTCTTTAAAACTTGTCGGGGATAAAATAATATTCAAAAAATCGTCCGTAGCTTTATTTAAAAAGGAAGCGGTCAGCGGAGCTTTAGAGGTCATGCGCAACAGAATAGACCAGTTCGGCTTAGTAAATCCTAATATCGCAAGACAGGGTAAAAATACTATCGTTCTTGAACTCCCCGGCGTGAAGAATGTAAAACAGGCTGTCAGTCTGATAGGCAAAACTGCCAGATTAACCTTTCAGCTGGTAGATGATAAATACAGCTTAAAAAAAGCACTATCCGGCGAGATACCTCCGGGAGATGAAATTTTATATCATACTACCTACAATAAATACACGCATAAAACTATGAAAAGACCTTATCTTATCAATAAAACGGTTTTAATGAGCGGAACTAATATTTCAAGCGCCAATGTCCAAATAAATCAGTATAATCAGCCGATAGTCGCAATTTCATTTAATTCTAAAGGAACAAAGGAATTTGCAGCCGTTACTACAAAATATACAGGACAAAGACTTGCTATCATCTTAGATCATAATGTAAATTCCGCTCCTGTTATAGAAGAACCTATTACAGGAGGAAATGCTACTATTTCAGGCAATTTTACTATGGCGAAAGCAAATGACCTTGCTATAGCGCTGCGTTCGGGCGCTTTGCCGGCTCCGGTAAAAATAATGCAGGATGTGACAATAGGACCTACGCTTGGTGCTGATTCTATACATGACGGTATTGTAGCGGCGGTAGTCGGGCTTATCCTTGTTATGGGATTTATGATATTTTATTATAAATTATCAGGACTTATTGCAGATTTTGCTTTGATAGAAAATATTCTTTTTCTTATGGCAGCGCTGTCTCTTTTCGGCGCAACGCTCACGTTGCCCGGTATTGCAGGTATAATTCTTACTATAGGTATGGCTGTCGATGCAAACGTTCTTATATTTGAAAGAATAAGGGAAGAACTCAGAGAAAATAAACCGATTCCTATTGCAATAGAAAACGGCTACAATAAAGCGTTCTTTACTATACTTGATTCGCATGTTACGGCATTAATAACGGCTGCCGTTTTATTTTATTTCGGTTCAGGTCCGGTCAAAGGTTTTGCAGTTACTCTTTCATTAGGTATTATCATTAATCTTTTTACTTCTTTAGTAGGAACAAAGGTTATTTTTGATATTGTAGCAAATAAGAAAAAAATTGAAAAATTAAGCATATAA
- the secF gene encoding protein translocase subunit SecF: MEFIRNTHFDFLGKKKFSFVISSVLVILGIIEVITMLLGTANIGIDFTGGLTMQLLFKHKLNVPLVRKSLTSGGFKDIKIIKFKGKNECIIKTKLIGNNITKYADKLKSVVKKSSPGNPFKVISNEMVGPSVGSSMTKDAIIAIIIAIVSIVIYITWRFEFRFGAAAAIGLAHDILALLGVIFIFDKEITLLVITAILTVAGYSLTDKVVVFDRIRENLKLESEQKQPINLTNLVNKSINEVLTRTVVTSLTVILVVLSLFFLGGSVLHDFAFTLLFGVIIGTYSSIFIASPIMVIFNEKYYK; the protein is encoded by the coding sequence GTGGAATTTATAAGAAATACGCATTTTGATTTTCTTGGAAAAAAGAAATTTTCTTTTGTAATATCTTCCGTACTTGTTATCCTCGGAATAATCGAGGTCATTACTATGCTTCTCGGCACTGCTAACATAGGTATAGATTTTACCGGCGGCTTAACAATGCAGCTTCTTTTTAAACATAAGCTCAACGTTCCGCTAGTCAGAAAATCATTAACATCCGGCGGATTTAAAGACATCAAAATTATAAAATTTAAAGGGAAGAATGAATGTATTATTAAAACAAAATTAATCGGCAACAATATTACGAAATATGCAGATAAACTAAAATCTGTAGTGAAAAAATCTTCACCGGGTAACCCTTTTAAAGTAATAAGCAATGAGATGGTCGGTCCGTCCGTAGGCAGCAGTATGACAAAAGATGCTATTATAGCTATAATTATAGCTATAGTAAGTATTGTCATATATATCACGTGGAGATTTGAATTCAGATTCGGGGCGGCGGCGGCAATCGGGCTTGCCCATGATATCCTTGCTCTTCTTGGAGTTATATTTATATTCGATAAAGAAATTACGCTTCTTGTAATAACGGCTATTTTAACCGTTGCGGGATATTCTTTAACGGATAAAGTCGTTGTTTTTGATAGAATAAGGGAAAATCTCAAGCTTGAAAGCGAGCAAAAACAGCCTATTAATTTAACAAATTTGGTAAATAAAAGTATAAATGAAGTTTTAACCCGAACTGTAGTAACTTCATTGACTGTTATATTAGTTGTTCTATCATTATTTTTTCTTGGCGGATCGGTGCTGCATGATTTTGCTTTTACACTCCTTTTTGGAGTTATAATCGGAACATATTCTTCTATTTTCATAGCAAGCCCTATTATGGTAATATTCAATGAAAAATATTATAAATAA